The DNA sequence CATATTTTCTGTCACTCACGGTCCATAGAGAAAATATCTGATGTTGAATCGCAATATTATCCAACTTTTATAACAATTCATTTCAGTGTAGAAGCTGTTGTGGTCGGTAAGTGGTACCTCAGAATATGCGGTGTCGTGAAGGGAGAAGACACAGTATGATATAATGGAGGACATCAGTGGCCAGTTTCTGAGTAAGCTCTTCTTAGGTGGCTCTGCACTTTCTTGAGTTGTGGTACCTTCTACCATTTCAACTGCTCTCTCAAGGCCTTTGTGCTTATGTAGGGTCTCCTGTTTATTTTAGTTGCTCAATGAATGACAAGTATAGAAATAAGCCGACATCAAAGTGCAAAACTGTCCAACAGATTTTTTTTCTGTGTATTCACATGGACTTGTATATTTAAGTGTGCCAATAACAAGACATGTTTATgcgtagaaaaatcataaaacacATAAAAAAGTTCTTCATGATAGTGTTATTAACACAACAATAAATTTGTAAGCATACACTGATATATAGCGCAGGTTGTACTTACCGGAAGCCATACACAGCTTATGAGAACCAAGGTAGCGAAAAATGATATACATAGACATGGCAATAAATATGGGAACCTGCATGATGTTGGAACAAGAAgataaagtaaaaaaaaaaatcattctaACTTAGTGTTAAAAGAAAATAATTCCGGCCGAAAGGAATCTACCTCGCAAACACTGATTTCTCATGAAACAGATGTGGATATTGTTTGACAGGCTGGTAACAAGGAAGGAAGACAGAGAAGGTGAAAATTAAATAATCCAAACGGTTGACAAACAGTAATCTTTGTCAGATACCTGTGCTAGATAGCCCCCAAGTGCCGGGCCAATTATAACACCCATTCCCCATGCTGTGCTGACCTAAATCAAATCAAATGAAATGGATCAAACAGAGTATATTGCAGTAGGCAGTAATTACAAATGTTATATATATGCAGTACAAGCAAGTGTTATAGATGCTAAATGTTATATGCTTACAACTGATATACCCAAAGCCTGTTGTTCAGGTCGGCAAACTTCAATGGAGTAAGCCTGAAGCAGAAGGCAATAATCACACTCACATTCACATTACATCATTGACTTAGACTTTTGCTGGAATATAATCAGGGCACAGCAACTGACAGCGACATTCACATTTCAAGTTTTTAACATAACAAAGAACGTACATACCTTTACTGGTGCAAGGAAGCCGTTGAGAGCACCAAGAAGGAACCTTGTAGAGATCGCCATCCAGTACTTGACACTCAGTCCAAACAGAGTGTTGAACACAATGCTGAATTAGCAATTAGtaatacataaataaataataaataaataaataaagggatcaaaatactactactactaagacTTAACATTTGATTAATTATGGATAAATTTTGTTGTAGCTGTTTGTTTTGTTATggtgagaaaaaaaaagaagctagAAAGATAAAAGCTGATCGATGGATCGAGAACTTACACCGAAAAGACAGAGAAGGCGAGGACAGGCTTTCGGCCAACACGATCCGCCGCCACACCCCAGAAAACCGATGCGACACCTCTGCCGATCATATACGCCGCGCCTGATGAAAAAGACGGTTGAAAAAAAAGGAGGAGATCGAAAGAGATTTCACTTGCACCAgaaaaggagaaaaaaaaacacaacaCGCTTTTTTTTGTGAGCCATTGGTTAGGTTGAGTTGAGTGTGACTGTGTGAGTGAGTGACAGGAAAAGCATATACTTACGTACCGAGGAAACCAGCGTAGAATCCAAtgtcttcctcccttggagcgACATGCAGGTCCTTTATCTGTTTCATCACGGCGGTAAAAAAAAGGGAAATCGGCATCTTTTACATATGTGCTAAaaaatttcatatatatatatatatatatatatatatatagatgatTTCTGACTTGAGAGGACAAATATGCCATGCAGGCAGGGCTTACCATGAAGTAGAGGAAGGGGAACAGGGACGTGATTGGCAGAGCTGAAAAAAAAGGGGGACAAGAGCAGTGGCGTTGAGAAATCAGTTGAGCAGCTATCAGACTGTCAGAGTATAAACGTTTCAGAAGAATCAGAAGAAGCATCAGTCAGTTTGAGTAGCTGCCATGGCACCGCCGGCCTGGCCTGGCCGGCAAGAAAGATTGAAAGAATGTCCGTCCAGTCCagcataataaaaagaaaaaaatggcaAATCTCGTAGAAACTActgtcaaaaaaaaagaggcAAATCTCGTAGAAACTACTGTCACATGTAGGAGGAGGAGTATGTTCTAGTATAGAATACTCAGATCGAACAAGAGAGAGTATGTAGCAGGCAGTAAAATAAGACCATATCTGTCTGTCTGTCGTCCTTCCTCGGACGACGACATGGTCTGGTCTGGCAGTGGCGGCAGTTGGAATGGATGGATCGATAAAGAAATactagtagaagaaggagcagagcagaggaggagcatCGATCAGCATGCAGcgagagtagtagtagtagtacgtGGATGGAGTGGACGTAGCTTACCGGAGGCGAAGGTGGTGGTGGCGACGAAGAGCAGCTCCTTGTACGGGACGCCGGACTGGGTCTCCTTCTTCCTGTCCATGGCGCACCCGGGGCACCCCTCGTAGTACACCTTCGCTGCCGGCGCCGGCGTCGACTCCTCCCCCATTTCGACCAACCCGGCCGCCGGCTCTGTCCGTCCGGTCTGACTAGTAGCCTACTACTGCTCGATCAGAAGAGCAGGAGGCCGGGGAGGATGGAGAAGAAGGtggggagagggagggagggagggagggcagGATGGGAAGTGGAAACTGGAGGAAGAGACGTGGAAGGAAACGTGAAGCAAGAAAGGGCGGTGCACTGGCACTGCATGCAAGACGGTGGCCCCGGCGCCGCGTTACCAGATGTGTGCGATGACCTCTCTGACGGGCGgatcggaggcggcggcggcggcggcggccgagaGATGCGATGAGATGAGACGAGATGAGACGAGATGGGATGACGACAAGAGGTTATTAAGAGATGGGACGGCGTGGGGCCCGCCGGCGCCACGGCGCGAGTGACAGATGGCCGCCCGCGCGGCGAGCTCCTGCGGGCCGTGGAAGCACGAACGTCCACGTCGGCCGTCGGTCGTCAGCGCGCGCGACGATAGACCAGAGAGGCGCGCCGGGCGACGCCGTGACGACGACGATCGACCCAGGCCAGGGAAAAAGAATGTCACGCGGAGCATCCAGCAATGGTGTGCGCGCATGCGTGTCCAGTCCTAGGCGCCGGCGGCATCCagcaatggcggcggcggcggtcgttCCATCGGTCGGTCCAGGCGATTGGTACACTACTACACAACCGTGACAATTGCGTCCCAAGGACACGCGGGTACGTGTACTATGTTGTAGGGATCATTAATTATATTCTCTAATAATggaaattttttaaaataataataatctcCGCTATAATTGAAAATTTCTTGGACCGTTAGACCAGACAAACTCACGCCCCAACAAACTCATCTCCACCGCAGCCCACTAATTCGGCCCACTAATCTCCACCATAACCAGGTCAAAACACGCATCTGGCTCCAAGGAGTGAATtttgcacacatgcatgcatgcaagagaCAATTTTTGtcgcaaaaatattctactactGGAGTAATAAATCTTTTTGTTGTGATTTTGGTTGATccttttttattaataaataataaatagctGCAGTAGCCAGTAGGTGCTGTATATGGTCCCTACTGGAGTACATACATGAGAAAACGTTTTCCCTCCAAAGGCTAGCCTGGTTACAGTACGTGACATGTACCGTGATCATAGATCGATCTTAGTATATCCGTATTCAAGTACTATAGGTTACACGTATACGTACCGGATCGTCGGTGACGGGCGACGCGGTGTGGAAGACGCCGTGGTAGCCGGCAACGGCCGACCGCAGCGCGTCGTAGTCGAGCAGGTCGGCCTTGCACAGCGCCAGCCTCTCCGCCGCACCGGGGAGCGCCCTCAGGTGTGTGTTCTTCAAGCGCGAAATTTTTTTTGCCTGTGACGCCGGCGCCGTCGACGGACGGACGGTCTGATCAGCGGACACTAGGGAGACGGTGATCAGCGAATTCCAGTCGATCTACGTATCCCTTCCTCAAGCGCGAAAAAATTGCCTGGACAGCAGGGAGACGGTGATCAGCGAATTCCAGTTGATCTACATAACCCTTCCTCAAGCGCGAAAAAAATTTGCCTGTGACGCCAGCGCAAGATCCTAAAAGCTCATGGAGAGCAAGATCCTAAAGATTTAGCGATTCAAAGACAAGCCGCGACTGAATCAAGGATAAAGAATTATTTAAAAGTTGATATGGTAAGCTTAAACATAACATTTGtcatatgataaattttataccGTCCAAATAAGAGTATATAATGAGCAtaaatttctatgtctgcaagtgTTTCTACCCATCAATATTCCACTCTGTCACTCGTACCTCGCAGTCGTGAATGCTTTAAAACAAGAGATACAAGTATTGGATTCTTTTGGAATGCAGATGATGGACTCTACTGGAATGCAAATGATAGAATGTGTAGATCTTCGAAACACGGTACAACATAATATCTATAAGATGTACACATACTTTTTTAACTTATCTCCACTATAATTGAAAACTTCTTGGGCCGTTAAACCAGACAAACTCACACCCCAACAAACTCATCTCCACCGCAGCCCACTAATTCGGCTCACTAATCTCCACCATAACCAGGTTAAAACACACATCTGGCTCCAGAGAGTGAATTTtgcacgcatgcatgcatgcaagagaCAGTTTCTGTCGCAAAAATACCTGGAGTATTCTCCTCTATAATTGAAAACTTCTTGGGCCGTTAGACCTGACAAACTCACGCCCCAACAAACTCATCTCCACCGCAGCCCACTAATTCGGCCCACTAATCTCCACCATAGCCAAGTCAAAACACGCATCTGGCTCCAGGGAGTGAATTTtgcacgcatgcatgcatgcaagagaCAGTTTCTGTcgcaaaattattctactactGGAGTAATAAATCTTTTTGTTGTGATTTTGGTTGAtctttttttaataataaataataaatagctGCAGTAGCCAGTAGGTGTTGTATATGGTCCCTACTGGAGTACATACATGAGAAAACGTTTTTCCTCCAAAGGCTAGCCTGGTTACAGTACGTGACATGTACCGTGATCATAGATCGATCTTAGTATATCCGTATTCAAGTATTATAGGTTACACGTATACGTACCGGATCGTCGATGACGGACGACGCGGTGTGGAAGACGCCGTGGCAGCCGGCGACGGCCGACCGCAGCACGTCGTAGTCGAGCAGGTCGGCCTTGCACAGCGCCAGCCTCTCCGCCGCACCAGGGAGCGCCCTCAGGTGCGTGTTCTTCAAGCGCAAAATTTTTTTTGCCTGTGACACCGGCGCCGTCGACGGACGGACGGTCTGATCAGCGGACACCAGGGAGACGGTGATCAGCGAATTTCAGTCGATCTACGTATCCCTTCCTCAAGCGCGAAAAAAATTTTGTCTGGACAGCAGAGAGACGGTGATCAACGAATTCCAGTTGATCTACATATATATCCCTTCCTCAAGCGCGAAAAAAATTGGCTTGTGACGCCGACGCAAGATCCTAAAAGCTCATGGAGAGCAAGATCTTGAAGATTTAGGGATTCAAAGACAAGCCGCGGCTGAATCAAGGGtaaaggattatttaaaagctgATATGGTAAGCTTAAACATAACATTTGtcatatgataaattttataccGTCCAAATAAGAGTATATAATGAGCATAAATTTTTATATCTGCAAGTGTTTCTACCCATCAATATTCCACTCTGTGAGTGGTACCTCGCAGTCGTGAATGCTTTAAAGCGAGATATACAAGTATTGGACTCTTTTGGAATGCAGATGATGGACTCTATTGGAATGCAAATGATAGAATGTGTAGATCTTCGAAACACGGTATAACATAATATCTATATGATGTACACATACTTTTTTAACTTATTGAACTAAACAATTCAAAATTAACCTGGTCTCTCGGTTTTAACAGTTAATAGGAATGGAAAGAATAATTAAACATGTAGTAGAGAACAAAAAACTCGACACAAGCAAATGGGAGCATGGTATTGAAATGTCGTCCTGGGAAACTAACCATATGATTGCCCGAAGAATGCAAAAGGATTAGTAATTACTTCCCATCTATATGtcattgtatgtatatatatatatatatatatatatatatatatatatatatatatatatatatatatatatatatatatatatatatatatatataaagatcaCTAAGGACGGAGTTCTTGGCTGAAATTTTGGCGAGTCGTGCAAACGAGTGCTACGACAACATCCCTGAAGATATCCAATATTTGATTAAAAAGTTAGAGAAAATGTAAAGGTGTCTTTATGTACTGATGATTTATAAAATGTATATAGACTTAAAAACAATTACCCAAAATTAAAACTCTAAAAAGATTACTATAGTATTCCCTAGAAAAAACCATGGCGTTAGCACGGGTATTatactaataataataataatacgtaCTCCGTACAGTACTATATTTTACTTTATTGTCCAGTCCTAGAAATCGTTGTCGAACGTGCTAGCTGGAAATTAATTCCTGGCGGTCGACTTTCTTCTGCTATAGACAGACACCTAATGGAAATGGAAATGGACTACTTGAGGACCACCACATCGACAAGGACGGCTGAGCGCCACTGACAGTTGCACTTGCCGATCACACGTCCCTGGATGCATCGGGGCCTTGCATTATACAGGACACCTGCTGCCTACAGCCACCTCACAGCTGCAGTTGCCGATCACACCCCCCCGGGTTCCTTTCGCTGAAAAAGGAAGCTTAAAAGTTTACTAATTTGATATGAAAAAAACACTGTATCATGACTGGCTAATAAGCCTTGTTCGTTTGAACTTATTAGCCGGTCACGGTATggtgtttttttttataataaggccttgtttagttggcaaaattttaggATTTCggatactatagtattttcgtttttattttataaatattgtctaatcataaactaactaggcttaaaagattcgcctcacaaattacagacaaactatgtaattagtttttttattttagtttatatttaatacttcatgcatgtgccgcatgattcgatgtgacgagtaaTCTAAAAttgttggcaaaattttttaggaactaaacaaggccttaaatcaGTGAACTTTTGAGCTCATCTTTTCAACTAGGCTAGTCTAGTTACTAGTTATAGTTAACCATCTATTTGTCTTATATTAATTAGTGATTTAGCATTATATTCTCTCCGttcttaaataaataaatctctagaattcTTATCAGCAAAACTTTCTTAAGTCTAActaattttatataaaaaaaggaACAACGTCTAAAGATATAAAGTGGGTGTGTTATGATAATATCTACTGATAataatttgataccataaacCTTAAATGTTTTTATTCTAgaaatttagttaaagttaaaaAAATAACTTAAAACATTTATTCagagacaaaaaaaaagtatTACGATTATTGCCTAGCCTTGCATTAGGCTTGTTTCAATAAGGTTTTATTtggaatttatttttatttaatatataTACTGTAGTATATCTCCAGTTTTGATTGATAACTTAAAGTTTCATCTAAACAACATATTGTCACAGGGATCGACCTCCTACACACGCGCAGTGCATGCGGTCTCTAGTGCGCACTTTATTTGTCCTAATACAGAGCACAAAATTTTTTGACTTGTTCATGGGAAAATGAAAAtaaactaaggtcttgtttagtttccaaaaattttcaaaatttttcatcacatcaaatctttagacacgagcattaaatatagataaaaaataactaattgcacaacttatctgtaatttgcgagatgaatcttttgagtctagttagtccatgattaaacaataattaccaaatacaaataaaatactacagtagccaaagtCAAAAAATTtctccaactaaacaagacctaactcCTTCCTCCACTCATCACAAGTGACAAACAAGTGGCATCTTGGATGTTATCGATTGATCTGTTCTCGAGATATAATATTTTTCCCCTATAATATAGTTTCCTAACCCAAACTCTTTCTACCCACAAAAGAATACAATTCTAGAACAATATTAAATTAACCTTGAGTCTGACCAACTATAAgtaaaaataataacatttataataTTTAAATAAGTATTGTTAGACTTGCTGtgagatatatttttatattatacttatttgatgtcataaatattaataaacttctctatatatttagtcaaactttaggCATGTTAACCAAGAAAGTAGAATTATATTCTTTTATGGACAAAAGTAGATGTACTAGAAAATGAACGAATGTTATCATGAAACCACTTTTATATTATGATAAAAATATCTACACTCCTAATTTGAGATATATACTGATTAAATTTACAGATAAAATCGTAATTTTCTAATCACAATTTAGAATGGCCGGCTCAACACAACACGTCACCTATTTGTTACCCGAGCTAATACTCACCCACGAGCCCAGGGCACGATAATCTACCCTTTCTGGGGGAAAAAAAGGACACAATAATCTACCACATGTTGGCGACGAAAGCATGTTAATGAATAGAGGAGTACTATATAATATGACGAGCTATCATCGCAGTGGAATCCTCCTAAGCATATATCGAGCTGTATGTATCCCACTGCAGTACCAAGCGTTCTTTCCAAAGTCCAAACCCTGCAGTGCAAAGCCCACTAATCTCCCATTATCTCctgctccctccgtccacgaaagaatcaattcctaggatccgtgtcggtcaaactttttaaagtttgacaaactttatagaaaagaataaaaacatctataatataaaatgcatattatatgaaaatatattctatgataaatctaattatactaatttgataccataaatcttagcattttttctagaaatttggttaaaggttaaaaagtttgacttaagacaactctagaaattggctctttcgtggacggagggagtattaataGTACTATTTAATTTGTATCACATGCATGAGGATGTATGCACGCTAGTCCAAACGCCGGGTCAACCAGGCCTATATATTCTCCTTCGTATCCCTAAAAGGAGTTGTTTTggacatgtctaagaaacaacTTTGATCACTGCTTTTTACTATAAAATATTTATAGAATATAGTCAATATatattttaattttataaaaCTACATTTTAAGATTAATTTACTTATAtcctttttatatttttaaacttaacataaaaaattatttatagttaaagtttaattttttttgacTTAAGATAACCTTAGAACGACTTTCTTTAAAAACATAGATGAAGTATATACAACTCAGAGCGTTGGTAAAAGGCAGCGTGCTAGTAGAGACCCACCATGGTTACCATGGACGCCGTACGTGTCTTGATTCAAGAAAGTGACCTCTGATCTGATGCAAGGTATAAGGCTCTTTTTAGAtttgagatgaaaattttttgggtgtcacatcggatatgtcggaaggatgtcgggaggggtttttagaagctaataaaaaaacaaattacatagctcgtctgaaaactgcaagacaaatctattaaatataattaatctatcattagcacatgtgagttagcacttaaggctaatcatggactaactaggcttaaaagattcgtctcatgattttcaaccaaactgtgtaattaatttatttttttatctacatttaatgttccatgcatgtgtctaaagattcgatgggatggatgaaaattttgtaGGTGAGGAACTAAACAGCCCTATGCAAATCGTGCAAATCGCCTGACGTGTACAATATGCAAATCGTTCTGACGTGCTAACTACAGTGCAAATTAAAACCCATACCCACTAGTGTAGACGCTGGCACTACATAATTACTATAACTTACAAAGTTCAAGTAGGAAAACACAGACAAGAAGACGGCGTAGCACTGGATTACCAAAAACTCTCCTCACAACGATGATGAACGACGAATTTCTCAGTGATTCATTAGTAATTTTTTTTGTAATAAATTAATAATACTTTCAATCATAATTTTTTTTAGGCAAGTGAACGGGGCCGACGACATCGGTCTCTGTcgtgatggatggatggatggactgGACTGCTGGTGTCGTGTTACTTGGTACGACAACGACATCGGTGTAGCTCCTGTCCACTGATTTTCTTGATTTGCTCGTCAACAAAGTgcgaagaatgcaactatgcgGCCCTGTTGGAATTATATTTGTGATTACAGGAAAATGTGCTGACCTGCAGCTGCATGCAAATTATTCTGTCGCATTTTCTTCTATAATCAAAAGTAATCACGCAAGTGCGCATCATTAGTTTTTAATTAACAACTTGCATACTACAATGATGCCAAATAGTAATGATAATAGAATCATCACTTTACTTAAACAGCAAGAAGACAAACCCCATCTCAGATACGGCTCCTCTAATAATGTGTGGATCATCATATATATCTGCAATAGTTTTAACTGTAGTGCTTCTTCCACTAATCTGGAGTATTGTAATATAATAGTCGGTTCAAGATCGAGACAAAGGATCGATCGTTCGACGATAAAGATGAACTACACTGCGGTACAATTGTACAAACAAAAGATTCTGATGTGGATAGCTAGATTGAAAAACAGTGTCCCACTCTCAAGTCTCGAAGGGTACCACcatttttttccctttttctaGGACTAGGAAAATATAATGTTCCAGTCTTCTAGAGGCACCAAAAAGTATTCCAGCTTCGAAAGAAAAAATATTCATAGTTGAAAATACTATTTGCTGATTtaatatgagagaaaaatactattaaaCTGCTTGACAGATAAACTCAAACGAATAGGCTTTTATAAGCAAAATGTTTTAGCCTCACAAGGAAAAAAAATTTAGGTTCGCAAGAAATGTTGCAGGCTCATCGGAATAATATAATAttctagaagaaaataagaataaATAAAATACGACTCATttgaaataaattaataaaaggATACagataagtaaaataaaattaaaactAAACACATGCCGAGGGAAAGGGGagagaagaaaacaaaaataaaaaaaaacgaaGCCAGGGCCAAACCTCCCTGGTGGAAGCCGGAAATCAGCCCACGCGGGAAGAACACTGTACTTTGGCCCAACATGAAGGATGGGTGGAAGAGGCTTGGCTTGACTTCCACCAATTTTTGATTTGGGGCCCTTATATTAATATGATATTGTAGACCTCTAGTTTTGAACATGTTTAGAGGAAAAATTAACATCCATAATACTTTCATGATatattaaatttattttaatAAAACTAATTTGATATTGTAGGTGTTGAGGTAGTTTTATAAACATGGTCAAAATTGAAAGAAGTTTTTCTATAAACAAAATTACAACTCAAAAAGCATAACAACCAACACACGGATTATTGGATATAATTCAAAATTAACATTGATATATGCTGAGGTTCCTATCTTTGGTGCCGCCTCTTTGGCAATGAGGCCTGAAACCGTAGCgtcacattttttttttctttttcttttgtgacTAGCCGTAGCGTCACTTGGGTGGACAGTGTCACTGACACTAGACTGCTGCTGCAGAGCTTGCATTCAACGGGCCGTCCCGTCTATGATGGACGACTAGGATTGAACTTCTCAACTTCAAACAAGATTGAAACTTCGTTGTGCTCCCAGCTGCAGAAGAAGGCTGTCCTCATGTGCTCCAAGCCTCCAAGCTGGGTCTCATTTTGCTAAAAGGACAAAGCTACAATTTTCGCTTCAACAGTTTTAGAATTCTCTACCTTTTTCTATCtaaaagaaggaaaaaaaacattGCATTTTCAGGAATCAGAATGTCCTCCCATAGTCCCTTCATTGTGTTTCTGACATGATGCAAAATATTACTCTGAAGAATCAAGAGAATCCAACCAGGTAAACAAGGAGGGTACACATGACtactacttatttcatttccAATAAATAATATTGAGTCGCTGAACCTTACATTATTACTACTTACAGTACAGTGCAGCAACTCTAGATCCATGGCCACATTTACCACCTACATAGGCATTTCCTATGCAGAAATGCTGATACTACATACACCACTTACAGTTAAAAGTACACAACTTCTTGCTCCTTCCTAGGTCTCTGTAGACCTTCGCGGCGTAAGGGCGTGCTTTCACCCTTCTCCTCACTGGTACAACCGTACATGATGAATTTTTAATAtttcaaaaattttgtaattCATTCAAGGGACAATTATCTGCTCTCAAATTGCTCTGGTACTTCCAGAAAGGGTTTGAATGTGAGGAGAAGCCCAACCAGCTCGACAACGTTCAGGAGGAAGAATACCATCTGATCACCTGTATGAGTGGAGCAAGGAAAGTTATGCGAGAGAAATATACGCCCTGCCAAAAAGAACACCCCAAATGGATCTGGAACTTTTCTTCTCATAAGAGGTAAGCAAATTTTACCTGGGAAGAAGAAGGCATGCTGGCGTTTCTGTGCCCATGAGAACCTGAATTCATACACAAACAATCAGGTGCAATTCATGTCTCACATGCAGCAGATCATTCTCCAACAAACTAAGCGCAGCATAAGTTGGGAGCTGCTAGATCCAATGCACAGTGCATCTCAGCCTTCCTAATTTTCACGCTTAAATTAGCAGCTGTGGAGCACTAGTTAAATTTTCGAACTGGCAAAGTTGCAGTGACATGGCCATAACTGACCCTAAATTAGAAATGCAAATGCAGCTCAGCCTTCCCTACTTGTGAAGCTTAAATTTTGCAACAGTGGAACACTAGTTAAATTCAAAATGCACTGCACCTCAGGACTTCTACTTTTGAAGCTCCAAGCACATTCTATTTAAGCATAGTTGTCAAAGCAGTAACCGTAAGGGTTCTACAGAAAATTAAGGGTAGCTGTAAGGAACAGATTATACTCACACAATGCCAGCTCCTGCTGGAG is a window from the Sorghum bicolor cultivar BTx623 chromosome 5, Sorghum_bicolor_NCBIv3, whole genome shotgun sequence genome containing:
- the LOC8083073 gene encoding protein ZINC INDUCED FACILITATOR-LIKE 1 isoform X2; this encodes MGEESTPAPAAKVYYEGCPGCAMDRKKETQSGVPYKELLFVATTTFASALPITSLFPFLYFMIKDLHVAPREEDIGFYAGFLGAAYMIGRGVASVFWGVAADRVGRKPVLAFSVFSVIVFNTLFGLSVKYWMAISTRFLLGALNGFLAPVKAYSIEVCRPEQQALGISVVSTAWGMGVIIGPALGGYLAQETLHKHKGLERAVEMVEGTTTQESAEPPKKSLLRNWPLMSSIISYCVFSLHDTAYSEIFSLWTVSDRKYGGLSFASKDVGQVLTVAGASLLVYQIFAYRWIDKVLGPINSTRVSSALSIPIIAAYPFMTHLSGIRLVVPLYIAAMLKSVFAITRTTGTSLLQNNAVPQEQRGAANGIATTAMSLSKAFAPAGAGILFSWAQKRQHAAFFPGDQMIFLLLNLTEVIGLVLTFKPFLAVPQQYKQ
- the LOC8083073 gene encoding protein ZINC INDUCED FACILITATOR-LIKE 1 isoform X1, translating into MGEESTPAPAAKVYYEGCPGCAMDRKKETQSGVPYKELLFVATTTFASALPITSLFPFLYFMIKDLHVAPREEDIGFYAGFLGAAYMIGRGVASVFWGVAADRVGRKPVLAFSVFSVIVFNTLFGLSVKYWMAISTRFLLGALNGFLAPVKAYSIEVCRPEQQALGISVVSTAWGMGVIIGPALGGYLAQPVKQYPHLFHEKSVFARFPYLLPCLCISFFATLVLISCVWLPETLHKHKGLERAVEMVEGTTTQESAEPPKKSLLRNWPLMSSIISYCVFSLHDTAYSEIFSLWTVSDRKYGGLSFASKDVGQVLTVAGASLLVYQIFAYRWIDKVLGPINSTRVSSALSIPIIAAYPFMTHLSGIRLVVPLYIAAMLKSVFAITRTTGTSLLQNNAVPQEQRGAANGIATTAMSLSKAFAPAGAGILFSWAQKRQHAAFFPGDQMIFLLLNLTEVIGLVLTFKPFLAVPQQYKQ
- the LOC110435630 gene encoding uncharacterized protein LOC110435630, producing the protein MDLELLHCTTVRPSTAPVSQAKKILRLKNTHLRALPGAAERLALCKADLLDYDVLRSAVAGCHGVFHTASSVIDDPTVRPSTAPASQAKKISRLKNTHLRALPGAAERLALCKADLLDYDALRSAVAGYHGVFHTASPVTDDPWAELVGCGGDEFVGA